In the genome of Globicephala melas chromosome 7, mGloMel1.2, whole genome shotgun sequence, one region contains:
- the LOC115851059 gene encoding signal recognition particle 14 kDa protein-like, whose translation MVLLESEQFLTELTRLFQKCRLSGSVFITLKNCKQLWMQQGRKGAGRPSDAPARVPSDWEPQAESVCRASPPSRNFLHLMMVELNPFQGRVLWRALSPQTTSVC comes from the coding sequence ATGGTGCTGCTGGAAAGTGAGCAGTTCCTGACGGAGCTGACCAGGCTCTTCCAGAAGTGCCGGTTGTCGGGCAGCGTGTTCATCACCCTGAAGAATTGTAAGCAGCTGTGGATGCAGCAAGGCCGGAAGGGAGCTGGGAGGCCGAGCGATGCCCCGGCCCGGGTGCCCAGTGACTGGGAGCCACAGGCAGAGTCTGTCTGCCGCGCGTCCCCGCCTTCCCGTAACTTCCTCCACCTGATGATGGTCGAACTAAACCCATTCCAAGGAAGGGTTCTGTGGAGGGCTTTGAGCCCTCAGACAACAAGTGTCTGTTAA